CTTATTTTAATCGTTGGCAGATTCAACAGTGAAGTACAACACTATATGTTATTGTTTATAGACAAGTTATCAATATCCGGTCTGCCGTGTCTCGTTCCTTTTCAGGAATTAAACTCCTTTGGGTAAATATTTTTTAAGATGCTATAGAATCGGAAATTACTTGGCTCTGGCCGCATCCAGCCTGGCGGCAATGGCTTCCTTAGGCATGGCGCCAATCAGGGTATCTATGATCTGGCCGTTCTTGAATATCAGCATGGTGGGAATGCTCCGGATCCCGAACTGTCCTGATTTTTCCGGGTTGGCGTCCACGTCCACCTTGGTTATCTTGACCTTTCCCTGGTAGTCGTTGGATAATTCTTCTACGATCGGTCCCACCATCCGGCAGGGCCCGCACCAGGACGCCCAAAAATCAACCAGCACCGGGATATTGGACTTTAAAACCTCCTGGTCAAAGTTGATGTCGGTTAGATGTATTGCCCCCATTTTAAGATCTCCCGTATATTTATTGATTGATTTTGTTATCTGTAAATTTACCTGTATGCCAATATTATCGTTTATGGGTCCCATCTCTACTCCGGTAAAATTATATAGGTTCAAGTTTAGACCAATTTTTAAGCAAAGTCAAGGGACATTATCAAAAATCCTTTAAATCGGTTGGACTGGCCGGGGAAAGAAGAGATTATTGTAAAAACATATTGACTTAGCTTAAAGTTTATGTTATCTTAAACTTTCAATTACG
This genomic window from candidate division TA06 bacterium contains:
- the trxA gene encoding thioredoxin; protein product: MGAIHLTDINFDQEVLKSNIPVLVDFWASWCGPCRMVGPIVEELSNDYQGKVKITKVDVDANPEKSGQFGIRSIPTMLIFKNGQIIDTLIGAMPKEAIAARLDAARAK